Within the Maribacter sp. BPC-D8 genome, the region GGGCATGATAATAATCGTGATGCATATATGTTGAATCAGCTAGAATCTCGTGTTGTTGGTCGTATTTGGCGAGAGTGGGAACCAAGTATTATACATGTACATCATCAATCATCTCCTTTTCCTACTAGAATATGGTTACCACCTTTTGCAGAACCCGTTGCATCCCAAACTCCGCCATTAATGGCCAGAGAAGTAAATATGATTGGTATGGCTATGGCACAAGAATTAGAAACGGAAGGTTTACCAGGTGCTGTACATATGGGTAAAGGTTTTGATGCTTGGTACCCTGGCTATATTGATTACATGCCAATGATGCAGAACATACCATCATTCTGGACAGAAACATCCCTTTATAAATTTGCAACTCCGCATTTTTATACCATTAAGGATTTTCCGAAAGAAAGAGCCGATTTAAGAGTAGAATCGTTGTATTCTAGCCCTTGGAAAGGTGGATGGTGGCGTTTAGGTGATGCTGTAAAATATATGGAAACCGCCTCAATAGCTGTGTTAGATTATGCAGCGAAGTATAAAGAAACATTACTATTTAATAAATATCAAGCCGGTACCGCAACCATTGAAAAGTATAAACAAGAACCGCCCTATGCTTATTTTATTAAACAAAAACAACGCGATCCAGTTCGCCCTGTAGAATTTCTAAAGAGATTAGCCTTCAACGGTATTAAGATATCTCAATTAGATACCGATATTTCTTTTGAAGGAAATGAATATCCTAAAGGCACATGGGTTATACCTATGGCGCAAGAATTTGGTGAACTAGCTAGACAACTAATCGACATTCAAGAATATCCAGACTTAAGAGAATCATCCGACGGACCACTAGAACAACCTTATGATGCAGCGGGCTGGACATTGCCATACCAAATGGAAGTAGAGGTTATTGCTGCAATGTCACCTTTATCTCAATTGGTATATTCTAGGTTAGCCCCAATAAAAGGGGATGCTATAGCGGAAAATTATAATAATGATATTGATTTAAGCAAAACAGATTTTATAGGTGGGGCAGGTTTTGATACCAACGAAGTAGCCGCAGGTATTAAGCCTTTACAAGGAACCTTAAAAGGTAGTGGAAGTACAATGGTGATCAACCCGAAAGAAAATAATTCATTTAGAGTTATTGGCGATGCTCTGACTCAAAATATCCCCGTTAGTTACGACTCAAAAAAACAAACCTATGCCATAAGCAGCACGTCAAAATCACAAATGCAAAAATGGGTGAAAGAATATGCTTTGAATGCAAACCTAGTTTCAAGTAAACCTAAAACCAAGGTAACATCTAGAATCGCTGTTTATGATCCGTGGAAAGCAAGTATGGATATGGGCTGGACAAGATGGTTATTAGATAATTTTAAAATACCATATACCGTCATTAGAAATGCAGATATCAACAACGGAAGCTTAAATGAAAAGTTCGATGTTATTTTAATCGCATCTGAAAAACCGGGTACTATTGAAAATGGTTTTCAAAAAGGAATGGCTCCACCACAATATACTGGTGGTTTAAAAGGGTTGGGAGTAAGAAATATAGAAACTTTTATTAGTACTGGCGGTACATTGGTTTGTTTAAATAAGAGTACAGATTTTGCCATAAAAGAACTTCATTTACCAATTGATAACAGTGTAGAAAAATTAAAGAAAAATGAGTTTTTTACTGGTGGGTCTATCCTAGAAGTAATCAACAATAAACTACATCCAGTTATGGCAGGTATGCCCGAAAAATCTAGTGTATTCGTATTCGGTAGCCCTGTATTCAAAACACTTGAAGGATTTGAAGGTGAAATTCTCTCTAAATATCAAGAAAAAGGATCTCCATTATTATCAGGTTATTTAGTTGGTGAAAAATACATGAATAATAAAGCAGCAGCCGTAGATGTTCATTATAAAAATGGGCATGTCATTCTTTTTGGATTTCAGCCACAATGGCGAGGTCAATCAATGGGTACGTATAGAACTTTATTTAATGCCTTATTATATACAAATGGCGTTGCAAAAAATCATGAAGTTTTAGAAGAGTGGTCTACTACCGAAGACGAAAAAACAGAAAAAGAACTTGAGGTTAAATCCATAGAACAAAAACAAATATCTAA harbors:
- a CDS encoding M14 family metallopeptidase, with protein sequence MNLLSSREYPIKKSSPLLNKYTYLRYLFLVCCFSQNIISQDIPNPDNVIGFEIGSDFHLATYEQSISYFEKLAAASDMVEMKSAGKTSEGREWQYVLISTPENLEKIDHYKSISQQLAHPENLTREIAKALAKEGKAIVDISGGLHASEVAGAQHILTLAYDLVNNAKTEKYSAIFEDVILILWPSLNPDGQDIIANWYLGNVGTPYEVAATPWLYQKYVGHDNNRDAYMLNQLESRVVGRIWREWEPSIIHVHHQSSPFPTRIWLPPFAEPVASQTPPLMAREVNMIGMAMAQELETEGLPGAVHMGKGFDAWYPGYIDYMPMMQNIPSFWTETSLYKFATPHFYTIKDFPKERADLRVESLYSSPWKGGWWRLGDAVKYMETASIAVLDYAAKYKETLLFNKYQAGTATIEKYKQEPPYAYFIKQKQRDPVRPVEFLKRLAFNGIKISQLDTDISFEGNEYPKGTWVIPMAQEFGELARQLIDIQEYPDLRESSDGPLEQPYDAAGWTLPYQMEVEVIAAMSPLSQLVYSRLAPIKGDAIAENYNNDIDLSKTDFIGGAGFDTNEVAAGIKPLQGTLKGSGSTMVINPKENNSFRVIGDALTQNIPVSYDSKKQTYAISSTSKSQMQKWVKEYALNANLVSSKPKTKVTSRIAVYDPWKASMDMGWTRWLLDNFKIPYTVIRNADINNGSLNEKFDVILIASEKPGTIENGFQKGMAPPQYTGGLKGLGVRNIETFISTGGTLVCLNKSTDFAIKELHLPIDNSVEKLKKNEFFTGGSILEVINNKLHPVMAGMPEKSSVFVFGSPVFKTLEGFEGEILSKYQEKGSPLLSGYLVGEKYMNNKAAAVDVHYKNGHVILFGFQPQWRGQSMGTYRTLFNALLYTNGVAKNHEVLEEWSTTEDEKTEKELEVKSIEQKQISN